A genomic stretch from Dermochelys coriacea isolate rDerCor1 chromosome 24, rDerCor1.pri.v4, whole genome shotgun sequence includes:
- the LOC119847750 gene encoding chromatin target of PRMT1 protein isoform X4, with translation MAAQSAPKVVLKSTTKMSLNERFTNMLKNKQPMPVNIRATMQQQQQLASARNRRLAQQMENRPSVQAALKLKQKSLKQRLGKSNIQARLGRPAGPLARGAVGGRGLPMGQRGLPRGAMRGGRGARALLRGGIPLRGQSLLRGGRGISPRMGLRRGGVRGRGGPGRGGLGRGAMGRGGIGGRAPVFLDAVANGRSWHGRPGKRGLWWSWQRQRTRKRVCTSCIDQGTTGQPIRCLHV, from the exons ATGGCTGCGCAGTCAGCGCCGAAGGTTGTGCTAAAGAGCACCACCAAGATGTCTCTGAACGAGCG CTTTACTAATATGCTGAAGAACAAACAGCCGATGCCAGTGAATATTCGGGCTaccatgcagcagcagcagcaactggccAGTGCCAGAAACAGAAGACTGGCCCAGCAGATGGAGAATAGACCTTCTGTTCAGGCTGCCTTGAAGCTTAAGCAG AAGAGTTTAAAGCAGCGCCTGGGTAAAAGTAACATCCAGGCACGATTAGGCCGGCCAGCAGGACCCCTGGCTCGTGGAGCTGTTGGAGGACGAGGGCTACCTATGGGTCAGAGAGGTTTGCCACGAGGAGCCATGCGTGGTGGACGTGGAGCGAGGGCGTTGCTGAGAGGAGGCATTCCCCTCAGAG GTCAGAGTTTACTTCGCGGAGGACGTGGTATATCCCCTAGGATGGGCCTGAGAAGAGGTGGCGTGAGAGGTCGTGGTGGACCTGGGAGAGGTGGTCTAGGCAGAGGAGCCATGGGTCGTGGAGGAATTGGTGGCAGAG CACCTGTGTTCCTAGATGCTGTGGCAAATGGCAG GTCGTGGCATGGCAGGCCGGGGAAGAGGGGGCTTTGGTGGTCGTGGCAGAGGCAGAGGACGAGGAAGAGGGTCTGCACGTCCTGCATTGACCAAGGAACAACTGGACAACCAATTAGATGCTTACATGTCTAA
- the LOC119847750 gene encoding chromatin target of PRMT1 protein isoform X2, whose amino-acid sequence MAAQSAPKVVLKSTTKMSLNERFTNMLKNKQPMPVNIRATMQQQQQLASARNRRLAQQMENRPSVQAALKLKQSLKQRLGKSNIQARLGRPAGPLARGAVGGRGLPMGQRGLPRGAMRGGRGARALLRGGIPLRGQSLLRGGRGISPRMGLRRGGVRGRGGPGRGGLGRGAMGRGGIGGRGRGMAGRGRGGFGGRGRGRGRGRGSARPALTKEQLDNQLDAYMSKTKGHLDAELDAYMAQTDPETND is encoded by the exons ATGGCTGCGCAGTCAGCGCCGAAGGTTGTGCTAAAGAGCACCACCAAGATGTCTCTGAACGAGCG CTTTACTAATATGCTGAAGAACAAACAGCCGATGCCAGTGAATATTCGGGCTaccatgcagcagcagcagcaactggccAGTGCCAGAAACAGAAGACTGGCCCAGCAGATGGAGAATAGACCTTCTGTTCAGGCTGCCTTGAAGCTTAAGCAG AGTTTAAAGCAGCGCCTGGGTAAAAGTAACATCCAGGCACGATTAGGCCGGCCAGCAGGACCCCTGGCTCGTGGAGCTGTTGGAGGACGAGGGCTACCTATGGGTCAGAGAGGTTTGCCACGAGGAGCCATGCGTGGTGGACGTGGAGCGAGGGCGTTGCTGAGAGGAGGCATTCCCCTCAGAG GTCAGAGTTTACTTCGCGGAGGACGTGGTATATCCCCTAGGATGGGCCTGAGAAGAGGTGGCGTGAGAGGTCGTGGTGGACCTGGGAGAGGTGGTCTAGGCAGAGGAGCCATGGGTCGTGGAGGAATTGGTGGCAGAG GTCGTGGCATGGCAGGCCGGGGAAGAGGGGGCTTTGGTGGTCGTGGCAGAGGCAGAGGACGAGGAAGAGGGTCTGCACGTCCTGCATTGACCAAGGAACAACTGGACAACCAATTAGATGCTTACATGTCTAAAACAAAAGGACACCTCGATGCTGAGCTGGATGCTTACATGGCTCAGACAGATCCAGAAACTAATGACTGA
- the LOC119847750 gene encoding chromatin target of PRMT1 protein isoform X1 — translation MAAQSAPKVVLKSTTKMSLNERFTNMLKNKQPMPVNIRATMQQQQQLASARNRRLAQQMENRPSVQAALKLKQKSLKQRLGKSNIQARLGRPAGPLARGAVGGRGLPMGQRGLPRGAMRGGRGARALLRGGIPLRGQSLLRGGRGISPRMGLRRGGVRGRGGPGRGGLGRGAMGRGGIGGRGRGMAGRGRGGFGGRGRGRGRGRGSARPALTKEQLDNQLDAYMSKTKGHLDAELDAYMAQTDPETND, via the exons ATGGCTGCGCAGTCAGCGCCGAAGGTTGTGCTAAAGAGCACCACCAAGATGTCTCTGAACGAGCG CTTTACTAATATGCTGAAGAACAAACAGCCGATGCCAGTGAATATTCGGGCTaccatgcagcagcagcagcaactggccAGTGCCAGAAACAGAAGACTGGCCCAGCAGATGGAGAATAGACCTTCTGTTCAGGCTGCCTTGAAGCTTAAGCAG AAGAGTTTAAAGCAGCGCCTGGGTAAAAGTAACATCCAGGCACGATTAGGCCGGCCAGCAGGACCCCTGGCTCGTGGAGCTGTTGGAGGACGAGGGCTACCTATGGGTCAGAGAGGTTTGCCACGAGGAGCCATGCGTGGTGGACGTGGAGCGAGGGCGTTGCTGAGAGGAGGCATTCCCCTCAGAG GTCAGAGTTTACTTCGCGGAGGACGTGGTATATCCCCTAGGATGGGCCTGAGAAGAGGTGGCGTGAGAGGTCGTGGTGGACCTGGGAGAGGTGGTCTAGGCAGAGGAGCCATGGGTCGTGGAGGAATTGGTGGCAGAG GTCGTGGCATGGCAGGCCGGGGAAGAGGGGGCTTTGGTGGTCGTGGCAGAGGCAGAGGACGAGGAAGAGGGTCTGCACGTCCTGCATTGACCAAGGAACAACTGGACAACCAATTAGATGCTTACATGTCTAAAACAAAAGGACACCTCGATGCTGAGCTGGATGCTTACATGGCTCAGACAGATCCAGAAACTAATGACTGA
- the LOC119847750 gene encoding chromatin target of PRMT1 protein isoform X3: MAAQSAPKVVLKSTTKMSLNERFTNMLKNKQPMPVNIRATMQQQQQLASARNRRLAQQMENRPSVQAALKLKQKSLKQRLGKSNIQARLGRPAGPLARGAVGGRGLPMGQRGLPRGAMRGGRGARALLRGGIPLRGQSLLRGGRGISPRMGLRRGGVRGRGGPGRGGLGRGAMGRGGIGGRAKRPIDFFAAPVFLDAVANGRSWHGRPGKRGLWWSWQRQRTRKRVCTSCIDQGTTGQPIRCLHV; this comes from the exons ATGGCTGCGCAGTCAGCGCCGAAGGTTGTGCTAAAGAGCACCACCAAGATGTCTCTGAACGAGCG CTTTACTAATATGCTGAAGAACAAACAGCCGATGCCAGTGAATATTCGGGCTaccatgcagcagcagcagcaactggccAGTGCCAGAAACAGAAGACTGGCCCAGCAGATGGAGAATAGACCTTCTGTTCAGGCTGCCTTGAAGCTTAAGCAG AAGAGTTTAAAGCAGCGCCTGGGTAAAAGTAACATCCAGGCACGATTAGGCCGGCCAGCAGGACCCCTGGCTCGTGGAGCTGTTGGAGGACGAGGGCTACCTATGGGTCAGAGAGGTTTGCCACGAGGAGCCATGCGTGGTGGACGTGGAGCGAGGGCGTTGCTGAGAGGAGGCATTCCCCTCAGAG GTCAGAGTTTACTTCGCGGAGGACGTGGTATATCCCCTAGGATGGGCCTGAGAAGAGGTGGCGTGAGAGGTCGTGGTGGACCTGGGAGAGGTGGTCTAGGCAGAGGAGCCATGGGTCGTGGAGGAATTGGTGGCAGAG caaaaaggCCCATTGATTTCTTTGCAGCACCTGTGTTCCTAGATGCTGTGGCAAATGGCAG GTCGTGGCATGGCAGGCCGGGGAAGAGGGGGCTTTGGTGGTCGTGGCAGAGGCAGAGGACGAGGAAGAGGGTCTGCACGTCCTGCATTGACCAAGGAACAACTGGACAACCAATTAGATGCTTACATGTCTAA
- the LOC119847750 gene encoding chromatin target of PRMT1 protein isoform X5 has translation MLKNKQPMPVNIRATMQQQQQLASARNRRLAQQMENRPSVQAALKLKQSLKQRLGKSNIQARLGRPAGPLARGAVGGRGLPMGQRGLPRGAMRGGRGARALLRGGIPLRGQSLLRGGRGISPRMGLRRGGVRGRGGPGRGGLGRGAMGRGGIGGRAPVFLDAVANGRSWHGRPGKRGLWWSWQRQRTRKRVCTSCIDQGTTGQPIRCLHV, from the exons ATGCTGAAGAACAAACAGCCGATGCCAGTGAATATTCGGGCTaccatgcagcagcagcagcaactggccAGTGCCAGAAACAGAAGACTGGCCCAGCAGATGGAGAATAGACCTTCTGTTCAGGCTGCCTTGAAGCTTAAGCAG AGTTTAAAGCAGCGCCTGGGTAAAAGTAACATCCAGGCACGATTAGGCCGGCCAGCAGGACCCCTGGCTCGTGGAGCTGTTGGAGGACGAGGGCTACCTATGGGTCAGAGAGGTTTGCCACGAGGAGCCATGCGTGGTGGACGTGGAGCGAGGGCGTTGCTGAGAGGAGGCATTCCCCTCAGAG GTCAGAGTTTACTTCGCGGAGGACGTGGTATATCCCCTAGGATGGGCCTGAGAAGAGGTGGCGTGAGAGGTCGTGGTGGACCTGGGAGAGGTGGTCTAGGCAGAGGAGCCATGGGTCGTGGAGGAATTGGTGGCAGAG CACCTGTGTTCCTAGATGCTGTGGCAAATGGCAG GTCGTGGCATGGCAGGCCGGGGAAGAGGGGGCTTTGGTGGTCGTGGCAGAGGCAGAGGACGAGGAAGAGGGTCTGCACGTCCTGCATTGACCAAGGAACAACTGGACAACCAATTAGATGCTTACATGTCTAA
- the S100A1 gene encoding protein S100-A1, producing the protein MASELERAMEGLIAVFHNYSGKEGDKRKLSKKELKELLQNELGCFLETQKDASTVDGIMQDLDENGDGEVDFKEYVVLVAALTVACNAFFWEDT; encoded by the exons ATGGCGTCTGAGCTAGAGCGCGCCATGGAAGGGCTGATCGCCGTCTTCCACAACTACTCCGGCAAGGAGGGCGACAAGCGCAAGCTGAGCAAGAAGGAGCTGAAAGAGCTGCTGCAGAACGAGCTGGGCTGCTTTCTGGAG ACCCAGAAGGACGCGAGCACCGTGGATGGCATCATGCAGGACTTGGATGAGAACGGTGATGGGGAGGTGGATTTCAAGGAGTACGTGgtgctggtggccgctctcacCGTGGCCTGCAACGCCTTCTTCTGGGAGGACACCTGA